The window GGGAGCAGCATCGAGCCCGCGAGGCTGAACTCGTCCGAAAAGTCAAGGACGCCTATTACAGTCTGGCCTACCTGGATCGTGTCCTCGAGATCACCCGGGAGGATGAATCCATTCTTGGGCACTACGAAACCCTTGCCCAGGCCCGCTATGCCCAGGGAGCGGGTTCGCTGCAGGGAGTGGTCAAGTTGCAGGCCCAAATCACCCGATCTCAACACCGTTTGCAGCTTTTGCAAACCCAGCGTGTGGATGTAGAAGCCCGATTGAACGGTTTGCTGGACCGGTCGGCCGCCACGGCCGTAGGCCCGGTCCGCCTGCCCTCTCCTCCTCCGCGCTCAATCGACGTCAAGCAGCTTCTGCAGACGGCACGGGTCAATCGGCCTGAGGTTCAAGCGGCGGGTCACCGAATCGAGGTGGGAAAAAGACAGATCGAGCTGGCCCAAAAGGGCTATCGCCCCGACCTCTCATTCGGAGTCAGCTTCGTCAACGTGGCAGGGCGTTCCGATCGGTTGGGAAGACTGAACCCCCCGGACCAGAACGGGAAGAACATCTACGGCCTCACCCTGGGAGTCAACCTACCCATCCGCCGCAAGAGTCAGGACGCGGCCGTGCTGGAGGCCACCGAAAGCACCATCTCCTCCCGGCGCGGCTACCGCAGCCTGATCAGGCAGGTGGAGGTCTCCATCCGTGCTGTTGGGTTTCGCATTCAAACCCTGGCGGAACAGATCGGGTTATTTGAACGGACGCTGCTTCCCCAGGCCGAACAGGTCCTTCATTCCACGGAAGAAGCCTATGCCACGGGCAGGCTGGGAGTGCTGGACCTGTTGGACAGTGAACGCGATCTATTTCAACTTCGGACAGGATTGGCCAAATTGATCAGCGACTACATGAAGTACTTAGCTGAATTGGAACGCGCGGTCGGCGTTCCGTATCGGGAGGTGAAACCATGAAATCCTACGGCGGTTGGATCCTCGGCCTTTTGCTGGCCTTTCTGCTGGGATTGGCGCTACCGCTGGCGGTCGATGTGAATCTGCCGGATTGGGAGCGGCTTGCCGGCTGGTTGGACCGCCTGCAGCCTTCCGGCCCGGGATCCGATCTCGGGCAGCAGTTGGGGCAACTCCAGCTCTGGACCTGTGGAATGCATCCCCAGGTGATTCAAAAGGAGCCTGGCAGTTGTCCCATCTGTCACATGGATCTGGTTCCGGTGAGGGAGACCGCCACTGAACCGGAACCATCGCAGAAGGAACGCAGGATTCGGCATTGGCAAGCGCCCATGGATCCTACCTATATTTCCGACAAACCAGGAAAATCACCCATGGGAATGGACCTGGTTCCGGTGTACGAGGAACCGGCCGAGGCACAGTCCGGCATACGGGTGGATGCCGATTTCCTGCAGAATTTCTCCATTCGAACAGCTCGGGTTGAAAGGGGGCGGATCCCGCGGCTGATCCGGACCATCGCCACCCTTCACTACAACCCCAGGACCATGGTGTCGATCAACACCAAGTACGAGGGTTGGATTGAAGCGGCTCACGTCAATTACCTGGGCCAGCGGGTGCGCAAGGGCGACCTGCTGTTCGAAATATTCAGCCCTCAACTGCTCACCACCCAGCAGGAGTATCTGGCAGCAATCCAGTATCTGGAGCGACTCCGCGGGCAGGCTCATCCAAAGGCCGTCAAACGGGCTCGGGACCTGGTGGAGGCTGCCCGCCAGCGATTGCTGTTTTGGGACGTCACCGAAGATCAGATCGGAACGCTCAAAACCCAGGGCAAGGCATTCAGGCGATTGAAAGTCGCTTCGCCGGCTTCGGGCGTGGTGGTCGATCAGGCCGCCGAAACACTCGAGGGCATGAAGGTCTCCCCGGGGATGAACCTCTACCGGGTTGCCGACCCCTCCACTGTCTGGGCGCAGGTGGAAATCTATCAGCATGAGATGCGGCACCTGCGAATCGGACAGAGAGTTCGGGTCAGCCTGGACGCCTTTCCCGAGCGAAAGTGGCAAGGCACCGTGGTTTCCCTGAACCCGGAGCTCGACCCCCGTACTCGAACCCTGGGAGCCCAGGTTGAAATTCCCAACCGTGACGGGCGCCTCCACCCTGAAATGGTCGCGGAGGTGGAGCTTGAAATTCCCGGACCCGCCAGGGCGCTCAAGGTGCCCGAGGAATCGGTGCTCCATACCGGAGAGAGGAGCGTGGTTGTCGTGCAGAAGGAGACCAATCTGTTTGAGCCCAGAGAAGTCGAGCTGGGAGCCGCGGGCGGCGGTTTTCAAGAAATCAGAAAGGGCTTGAAGGCCGGCGAGCGCGTGGTGACATCTTCCCAATTTCTGATCGATTCGGAAAGCAACCTGAGAGAAGCCATCAACAAAATTGCGGCGCAAAGCGAAGTCGGACGGGAGTTGGAGGCAACCGATAACCGCTAGCCAGACCAAATCGCGAGGAAAGGGCGATGCTGACGAATATCATCGACTGGTCCATCCGTAACAAATTATTGGTATTGCTGGGAGCGGCTTTCCTCTCGCTGGCAGGCGTCTACGCGGTTCAGCAGGTGCCCGTGGACGCCATTCCCGACCTCTCCGACGTTCAAGTCATCGTTTACACCGAATACCCGGGACAGGCCCCTCAAATCGTGGAGGACCAGGTTACCTATCCCCTGACCACGCGAATGCTGTCGGTGCCCTTTACCAAGGTGGTTCGGGGTTACTCCTTCTTCGGCTACTCCTTTGTCTATGTTCTGTTCGAAGACGGCACCGACATCTATTGGGCGCGCAGCCGGGTCCTGGAATATCTCGACGCCGCCTCCCAGATGCTTCCCGCAAACGTCACGCCGACTCTGGGTCCCGACGCCACAGGGGTCGGGTGGGCGTTCATGTATGTCCTGCAATCGGATCGCCACGATCTCAGTCAACTGCGCTCCATCCAGGACTGGTATCTGAAATACGAGCTAACAGCGGTCCCGGGTGTTTCGGAGGTCGCCAGCGTCGGCGGTTTCGTACGGCAGTATCAGATCACCGTCGATCCCAACAAGCTTCGAGCCTACAACATTCCCATTTCCCAGATTC of the Acidobacteriota bacterium genome contains:
- a CDS encoding TolC family protein, producing MKSYPIGRRGTKTLPRAIVGGILILVGSVSSHAAELYSSYGDPRLNEFIRLALNRSPLLQQSLADYRASLQRLPQVGQLPDPMLAITQYARRPETRVGPQTTMVTLSQRFPWFGKLKDREQVSVQRSMVLREQHRAREAELVRKVKDAYYSLAYLDRVLEITREDESILGHYETLAQARYAQGAGSLQGVVKLQAQITRSQHRLQLLQTQRVDVEARLNGLLDRSAATAVGPVRLPSPPPRSIDVKQLLQTARVNRPEVQAAGHRIEVGKRQIELAQKGYRPDLSFGVSFVNVAGRSDRLGRLNPPDQNGKNIYGLTLGVNLPIRRKSQDAAVLEATESTISSRRGYRSLIRQVEVSIRAVGFRIQTLAEQIGLFERTLLPQAEQVLHSTEEAYATGRLGVLDLLDSERDLFQLRTGLAKLISDYMKYLAELERAVGVPYREVKP
- a CDS encoding efflux RND transporter periplasmic adaptor subunit, producing MKSYGGWILGLLLAFLLGLALPLAVDVNLPDWERLAGWLDRLQPSGPGSDLGQQLGQLQLWTCGMHPQVIQKEPGSCPICHMDLVPVRETATEPEPSQKERRIRHWQAPMDPTYISDKPGKSPMGMDLVPVYEEPAEAQSGIRVDADFLQNFSIRTARVERGRIPRLIRTIATLHYNPRTMVSINTKYEGWIEAAHVNYLGQRVRKGDLLFEIFSPQLLTTQQEYLAAIQYLERLRGQAHPKAVKRARDLVEAARQRLLFWDVTEDQIGTLKTQGKAFRRLKVASPASGVVVDQAAETLEGMKVSPGMNLYRVADPSTVWAQVEIYQHEMRHLRIGQRVRVSLDAFPERKWQGTVVSLNPELDPRTRTLGAQVEIPNRDGRLHPEMVAEVELEIPGPARALKVPEESVLHTGERSVVVVQKETNLFEPREVELGAAGGGFQEIRKGLKAGERVVTSSQFLIDSESNLREAINKIAAQSEVGRELEATDNR
- a CDS encoding efflux RND transporter permease subunit, translated to MLTNIIDWSIRNKLLVLLGAAFLSLAGVYAVQQVPVDAIPDLSDVQVIVYTEYPGQAPQIVEDQVTYPLTTRMLSVPFTKVVRGYSFFGYSFVYVLFEDGTDIYWARSRVLEYLDAASQMLPANVTPTLGPDATGVGWAFMYVLQSDRHDLSQLRSIQDWYLKYELTAVPGVSEVASVGGFVRQYQITVDPNKLRAYNIPISQIRRAVQRSNSDVGGRLLEVAEREFMIRGLGYIQNLEDIRRIVLGVGSNGAPILL